A DNA window from Castanea sativa cultivar Marrone di Chiusa Pesio chromosome 7, ASM4071231v1 contains the following coding sequences:
- the LOC142643855 gene encoding uncharacterized protein LOC142643855 isoform X2, translated as MDLETENRIAAMLMKEAAELRRQAEREGVHVYLRERKERFRPNSRFLTATVLGVQQANRAVEVNEMWRVRQKEIELDERIKGRLRDGSSSDSSLRDSNFTSTNKRPPKSANTASASGSSNERGYENGYSKEDEELEKFLHSRVKRGRGGVGPRMDETGPYLPHRPDFREEELSRSPGVGKSRVVYGPEKPYSLKSYDSSEEELHEQKRKKAKKVHSGSSDKQHSKKHRSKDKSKDKKKKRKEEKRNKRHK; from the exons ATGGATCTTGAGACGGAAAACAGAATAGCTGCTATGCTTATGAAAGAAGCAGCAGAATTGCGGCGACAAGCAGAGAGGGAAGGTGTGCATGTCTATCTTCGAGAACGTAAAGAAAGGTTTCGGCCTAATTCACGGTTTCTAACTGCTACTGTTCTTGGTGTGCAACAAG CAAATCGAGCAGTGGAAGTGAATGAGATGTGGCGAGTCCGGCAGAAAGAAATAGAGCTGGACGAAAGGATCAAAGGCAGATTGAGAGATGGGAGCAGCAGTGACAGCAGTCTTAGGGATAGTAACTTCACAAGCACAAATAAGAGGCCTCCCAAAAGTGCTAACACTGCCAGTGCTTCAGGATCATCAAATGAAAGAGGGTATGAGAATGGCTAttcaaaggaagatgaagagctTGAGAAGTTTCTACACTCAAG GGTAAAACGTGGCAGAGGTGGTGTTGGGCCAAGAATGGATGAAACAGGTCCTTACCTTCCACATCGTCCAGACTTTAGGGAAGAGGAGCTTTCAAGAAGCCCTGGTGTAGGGAAAAGCCGTGTCGTCTATGGTCCTGAAAAGCCTTATTCATTAAAGTCATATGATTCTTCTGAAGAGGAGCTTCATGAGCAAAAGCGAAAGAAGGCAAAGAAGGTTCACTCAGGGAGCTCTGACAAGCAGCACTCGAAGAAGCACAGATCCAAAGATAAgtcaaaagataagaaaaagaagaggaaggaggagaaaagaaataagCGTCACAAGTAA
- the LOC142643855 gene encoding uncharacterized protein LOC142643855 isoform X1: MDLETENRIAAMLMKEAAELRRQAEREGVHVYLRERKERFRPNSRFLTATVLGVQQANRAVEVNEMWRVRQKEIELDERIKGRLRDGSSSDSSLRDSNFTSTNKRPPKSANTASASGSSNERGYENGYSKEDEELEKFLHSSGRVKRGRGGVGPRMDETGPYLPHRPDFREEELSRSPGVGKSRVVYGPEKPYSLKSYDSSEEELHEQKRKKAKKVHSGSSDKQHSKKHRSKDKSKDKKKKRKEEKRNKRHK, from the exons ATGGATCTTGAGACGGAAAACAGAATAGCTGCTATGCTTATGAAAGAAGCAGCAGAATTGCGGCGACAAGCAGAGAGGGAAGGTGTGCATGTCTATCTTCGAGAACGTAAAGAAAGGTTTCGGCCTAATTCACGGTTTCTAACTGCTACTGTTCTTGGTGTGCAACAAG CAAATCGAGCAGTGGAAGTGAATGAGATGTGGCGAGTCCGGCAGAAAGAAATAGAGCTGGACGAAAGGATCAAAGGCAGATTGAGAGATGGGAGCAGCAGTGACAGCAGTCTTAGGGATAGTAACTTCACAAGCACAAATAAGAGGCCTCCCAAAAGTGCTAACACTGCCAGTGCTTCAGGATCATCAAATGAAAGAGGGTATGAGAATGGCTAttcaaaggaagatgaagagctTGAGAAGTTTCTACACTCAAG tggCAGGGTAAAACGTGGCAGAGGTGGTGTTGGGCCAAGAATGGATGAAACAGGTCCTTACCTTCCACATCGTCCAGACTTTAGGGAAGAGGAGCTTTCAAGAAGCCCTGGTGTAGGGAAAAGCCGTGTCGTCTATGGTCCTGAAAAGCCTTATTCATTAAAGTCATATGATTCTTCTGAAGAGGAGCTTCATGAGCAAAAGCGAAAGAAGGCAAAGAAGGTTCACTCAGGGAGCTCTGACAAGCAGCACTCGAAGAAGCACAGATCCAAAGATAAgtcaaaagataagaaaaagaagaggaaggaggagaaaagaaataagCGTCACAAGTAA
- the LOC142605333 gene encoding DUF21 domain-containing protein At2g14520-like produces MAVEYSCCGPEFFIHILIIVLLVMFAGMMSGLTLGLMSMSLVDLEVLAKSGTPRDRLHAAKILPVVKNQHLLLCTLLICNAAAMETLPIFLDHLITAWGAILISVTLILLFGEIIPQSVCSRYGLAIGAAVAPVVRVLVFICFPVAYPISKLLDCLLGHGHVALFRRAELKTLVNMHGNEAGKGGELTHDETTIIAGALELTEKTASDAMTPISDTFAIDINAKLDRDLMSLILEKGHSRVPVYYEQPTNIIGLILVKNLLTIHPEEEAPVKSVTIRRIPRVPETMPLYDILNEFQKGHSHMAVVVRRCKTTVEQTPSSPLENQVKDVKINIDGGMSSKERILKSKRSFQKLKSLPNSMNNSYNKGGSRSKKWSKDIYSDILQIDGSPLPKQPEEEEAVGIITMEDLIEELLQEEIFDETDHHEEDL; encoded by the exons ATGGCGGTGGAATACAGTTGCTGCGGACCGGAATTCTTCATTCACATACTGATAATCGTGCTGTTGGTGATGTTCGCCGGAATGATGTCAGGCTTAACCTTGGGGCTCATGTCCATGAGCCTCGTCGATCTCGAGGTTCTCGCTAAGTCTGGTACCCCTAGAGATCGCTTACACGCTG CGAAGATATTGCCAGTGGTAAAAAATCAGCATTTATTGCTTTGCACCTTACTAATTTGCAATGCTGCTGCTATGGAG ACACTTCCCATTTTTCTTGATCATCTGATTACGGCTTGGGGTGCTATTTTGATTTCAGTGACATTGATTCTTCTGTTCGGTGAG ATAATACCGCAATCTGTTTGTTCTCGATATGGTTTGGCAATCGGGGCAGCAGTTGCTCCAGTTGTCCGTGTTCTCGTCTTTATCTGCTTTCCTGTTGCATATCCAATCAGCAAG CTATTAGACTGTCTGCTGGGACATGGGCATGTAGCTCTTTTTCGCAGAGCTGAGTTGAAAACACTTGTAAATATGCATGGAAATGAG GCTGGAAAAGGTGGAGAACTGACACATGATGAGACTACAATTATTGCTGGAGCACTTGAGCTTACTGAAAAAACAGCTAGTGATGCCATGACTCCCATATCTGATACTTTTGCAATTGATATCAATGCAAAGCTTGACAG GGATTTGATGAGTCTAATATTGGAAAAAGGGCATAGCAGAGTACCTGTTTATTACGAGCAACCTACAAACATAATTGGACTTATCCTG GTCAAGAATTTGTTAACGATTCACCCAGAAGAGGAAGCGCCAGTAAAGAGTGTCACCATACGTAGGATTCCAAG GGTGCCAGAAACTATGCCTTTATATGACATATTAAATGAGTTTCAGAAAGGTCACAGCCACATGGCTGTTGTTGTGAGAAGGTGCAAGACAACAGTGGAGCAGACCCCTAGCAGCCCTCTTGAAA ATCAAGTGAAAGATGTGAAAATAAACATTGATGGTGGCATGTCTTCCAAAGAGAGGATTTTAAAGAGCAAGAGGTCATTCCAGAAGTTGAAGAGCTTACCCAACAGTATGAATAATTCATATAATAAGGGTGGTTCTAGGAGCAAGAAGTGGTCAAAGGACATTTACTCTGACATTCTGCAAATTGATGGCAGTCCACTTCCAAAGCaaccagaagaagaagaagctgttGGCATAATTACGATGGAAGATCTTATTGAAGAGCTTTTACAG GAGGAGATCTTTGATGAGACGGATCATCATGAGGAGGACTTATGA